A section of the Leptospira kobayashii genome encodes:
- a CDS encoding ABC transporter substrate-binding protein, translating to MRTFSLIFLILSLTFCQKKTTTADVSLGFPSDPPSLDPLFATDLVSQKLSALLFGGLFQIQNAKPEMNWAENSKFWKEKKGIIWEIRLKSEPLGPKTEDVVFSIQRLLQENSPRGGDYKFIKEISAASEPNTIKFQLDDTVNEEEAKEKLSLPFASILSKKDFLERGEFHSFGKYRLVSWKKNESLELIKRDSNDTELPDTVRIRILPQSTTSLFLFRKGELDSFKLTDFLLSSPDAKSHNTIVKRGRSVQYVAINQNNPCFDKNFRHALNFAIPRGLIIEKLLENKADLLKGPIAIPFLSQLTKTKSDLTPEFYYDKNKAISLLKNSACFPGILNQTLELRMRGDDENQAKGRAIEQALKEIGLQIKLKGMEKAPLYKENGEGKGDLTLLTWYADYESVWNFLDPVFHGEKPGNGGNRAFYSNRDITKLLNDRKERNLPNALKIIKQIEEDAPWIFLWSIQENYLVSDKFIRYAGLSEFL from the coding sequence ATGAGAACCTTTTCCCTCATTTTCCTCATCCTGTCCCTCACTTTTTGCCAAAAGAAGACAACGACTGCAGACGTATCTTTGGGCTTTCCGAGCGATCCTCCGAGCCTAGACCCTCTGTTTGCAACTGATTTGGTCAGTCAAAAACTTTCAGCTCTACTATTCGGTGGACTCTTTCAAATTCAAAATGCCAAACCCGAAATGAATTGGGCAGAAAATTCCAAGTTTTGGAAAGAGAAAAAGGGAATCATTTGGGAAATCCGACTCAAATCGGAACCTCTCGGTCCGAAAACGGAAGATGTAGTTTTTTCCATTCAAAGATTATTACAGGAAAATTCTCCCAGAGGAGGAGATTATAAATTCATAAAAGAGATTTCTGCGGCTTCCGAACCGAATACTATCAAATTTCAGTTAGATGATACTGTAAACGAAGAAGAGGCGAAAGAAAAACTCTCCTTACCCTTCGCTTCTATCTTATCAAAAAAAGACTTTTTGGAAAGAGGGGAATTTCATTCGTTCGGAAAATACCGTCTGGTCTCATGGAAAAAAAACGAATCCCTGGAATTGATAAAAAGAGATTCAAACGATACGGAACTTCCTGATACCGTCCGAATTCGAATTCTTCCCCAATCCACGACTTCCTTATTTCTTTTCCGCAAAGGAGAATTGGATTCCTTCAAACTGACGGATTTTTTATTATCCTCGCCCGATGCGAAAAGCCACAATACGATCGTTAAACGAGGAAGATCCGTTCAGTACGTAGCTATCAATCAAAACAATCCTTGTTTTGATAAAAATTTCCGACACGCACTTAACTTCGCAATACCTAGAGGACTCATCATCGAAAAATTATTGGAAAACAAAGCGGATTTACTGAAAGGTCCGATTGCGATTCCGTTTCTTTCCCAGCTAACAAAAACTAAATCCGATTTGACTCCCGAATTTTACTATGATAAAAACAAAGCTATTTCCCTTTTGAAAAACTCCGCTTGTTTCCCCGGGATCCTGAACCAAACGCTGGAACTGAGAATGCGCGGAGACGATGAAAACCAAGCGAAAGGAAGAGCTATTGAACAAGCACTGAAAGAAATCGGGTTGCAAATCAAACTGAAAGGCATGGAGAAAGCGCCCCTCTATAAAGAAAACGGAGAAGGTAAAGGAGATTTAACGCTACTTACATGGTATGCGGATTACGAATCGGTTTGGAATTTTTTAGATCCGGTTTTTCACGGAGAGAAACCGGGAAACGGAGGGAATAGAGCATTCTATTCCAATCGCGATATTACAAAACTCTTAAACGATAGAAAAGAAAGAAACCTACCGAACGCACTTAAAATAATAAAACAAATCGAAGAAGATGCCCCTTGGATTTTCCTTTGGTCCATCCAGGAGAACTATCTGGTTTCGGATAAGTTCATTCGCTACGCGGGACTTTCTGAGTTTCTATAA